The Planctomycetia bacterium genome includes a region encoding these proteins:
- a CDS encoding class I SAM-dependent methyltransferase codes for MVSFRRLSDVLDSPRAYEIWQAPFAATKMAPLERHNHLPSIGRVLEVGCGPGTNAAYFAHTHYVGLDFNPQYTAYARQRYGREFITADARTYAPPADARYDCILLNSFLHHIDDENALIILRRLHEALNEGGHIHILDLVLPERASLARWLARRDRGDYPRPMARWRELLDEVFEPVIVEPFAVGKLRIPMWQMFYFKGRSRR; via the coding sequence ATGGTTTCTTTTCGTCGACTTTCCGATGTCCTCGACTCGCCGCGGGCCTATGAAATCTGGCAGGCGCCGTTCGCCGCCACCAAGATGGCGCCGCTCGAGCGGCACAACCATCTGCCGTCGATCGGCCGGGTGTTAGAGGTCGGCTGCGGGCCCGGTACCAATGCCGCGTATTTTGCGCACACGCATTACGTCGGCCTCGACTTCAATCCGCAATACACCGCTTACGCCCGGCAGCGTTACGGTCGGGAGTTCATTACGGCCGACGCACGCACCTACGCGCCGCCGGCCGATGCGCGCTACGACTGCATCTTGCTCAATAGTTTTTTGCACCACATCGACGACGAGAACGCCCTGATCATTCTTCGTCGTCTTCACGAGGCCTTGAACGAAGGTGGACACATCCACATTCTCGACCTCGTGCTTCCGGAGCGGGCGAGCCTTGCGCGCTGGCTCGCGCGACGTGATCGGGGCGACTATCCCCGCCCGATGGCACGGTGGCGTGAATTGCTCGACGAGGTGTTCGAGCCGGTCATCGTAGAGCCCTTTGCGGTCGGCAAGTTGCGAATTCCGATGTGGCAAATGTTTTACTTCAAAGGGAGATCGCGGCGATGA